The following coding sequences lie in one Chiroxiphia lanceolata isolate bChiLan1 chromosome 19, bChiLan1.pri, whole genome shotgun sequence genomic window:
- the SHISA6 gene encoding protein shisa-6 isoform X2 — MGPRHLLLPLLLLCLQLLALLLLPAQAAGPPRAKGNRTQGAAAARRTPKPGKELLNQTLAGPGVAAPTALPGRGKGAGGGKSPPGGGGGGGGSAPAHETCWGYYDVSGQWDKEFECNNSLTGFRYCCGTCFYRFCCNKRAEKLNQSLCRNYKSPEWAHPTTASGALPADGGDGGDGDANKYDPDKDSTNATVYISCGAIAFVLIAGVFAKVAYDKARRPPREMNIHRALADILRQQGPIPIGHCERETISAIDTSPKENTPVRTSSKNHYTPVRTSKSNPD, encoded by the exons ATGGGGCCGCGGCacctgctgctgccgctgctcctgctctgcctgcagctcctggccctgctgctgctgcccgcGCAGGCGGCCGGGCCCCCCCGCGCCAAGGGCAACCGGACCcagggggcggcggcggcgcggcgaACCCCCAAGCCGGGCAAGGAGCTCCTGAACCAGACGCTGGCGGGGCCCGGGGTCGCCGCCCCCACGGCGCTGCCCGGGCGCGGCAAAGGCGCGGGGGGCGGCAAGAGCCCCcccgggggcgggggcggcggagGGGGCTCGGCCCCGGCGCACGAGACGTGCTGGGGGTACTACGACGTGAGCGGGCAGTGGGACAAGGAGTTCGAGTGCAACAACAGCCTCACGGGCTTCCGCTACTGCTGCGGCACCTGCTTCTACCGCTTCTGCTGCAACAAGCGCGCCGAGAAGCTCAACCAGAGCTTGTGCCGCAACTACAAGAGCCCCGAGTGGGCCCACCCCACCACGGCCAGCGGAGCCCTGCCCGCCGACGGCGGCGACGGTGGCGACGGGGACGCCAACAAGTACGACCCGGACAAGGACAGCACCAACGCCACCGTCTACATCTCGTGCGGGGCCATCGCCTTCGTGCTCATCGCCGGCGTCTTTGCCAAGGTGGCCTACGACAAGGCACGGCGCCCGCCCCGGGAGATGAACATACACAG gGCTCTGGCTGACATCTTAAGGCAGCAGGGACCAATCCCAATAGGACACTGTGAAAGAGAGACTATCTCAGCCATAGATACCTCTCCCAAAGAGAA
- the SHISA6 gene encoding protein shisa-6 isoform X3 — protein sequence MGPRHLLLPLLLLCLQLLALLLLPAQAAGPPRAKGNRTQGAAAARRTPKPGKELLNQTLAGPGVAAPTALPGRGKGAGGGKSPPGGGGGGGGSAPAHETCWGYYDVSGQWDKEFECNNSLTGFRYCCGTCFYRFCCNKRAEKLNQSLCRNYKSPEWAHPTTASGALPADGGDGGDGDANKYDPDKDSTNATVYISCGAIAFVLIAGVFAKVAYDKARRPPREMNIHRALADILRQQGPIPIGHCERETISAIDTSPKENTPVRTSSKNHYTPVRTSKSNPV from the exons ATGGGGCCGCGGCacctgctgctgccgctgctcctgctctgcctgcagctcctggccctgctgctgctgcccgcGCAGGCGGCCGGGCCCCCCCGCGCCAAGGGCAACCGGACCcagggggcggcggcggcgcggcgaACCCCCAAGCCGGGCAAGGAGCTCCTGAACCAGACGCTGGCGGGGCCCGGGGTCGCCGCCCCCACGGCGCTGCCCGGGCGCGGCAAAGGCGCGGGGGGCGGCAAGAGCCCCcccgggggcgggggcggcggagGGGGCTCGGCCCCGGCGCACGAGACGTGCTGGGGGTACTACGACGTGAGCGGGCAGTGGGACAAGGAGTTCGAGTGCAACAACAGCCTCACGGGCTTCCGCTACTGCTGCGGCACCTGCTTCTACCGCTTCTGCTGCAACAAGCGCGCCGAGAAGCTCAACCAGAGCTTGTGCCGCAACTACAAGAGCCCCGAGTGGGCCCACCCCACCACGGCCAGCGGAGCCCTGCCCGCCGACGGCGGCGACGGTGGCGACGGGGACGCCAACAAGTACGACCCGGACAAGGACAGCACCAACGCCACCGTCTACATCTCGTGCGGGGCCATCGCCTTCGTGCTCATCGCCGGCGTCTTTGCCAAGGTGGCCTACGACAAGGCACGGCGCCCGCCCCGGGAGATGAACATACACAG gGCTCTGGCTGACATCTTAAGGCAGCAGGGACCAATCCCAATAGGACACTGTGAAAGAGAGACTATCTCAGCCATAGATACCTCTCCCAAAGAGAA